One Choristoneura fumiferana chromosome 25, NRCan_CFum_1, whole genome shotgun sequence genomic region harbors:
- the LOC141442440 gene encoding uncharacterized protein, whose amino-acid sequence MRVSGAWSGSDVVVDSTVLSVNVSDKNNCNMSTINARSVNNLKLPEQNLFSIDCSQYAHLQNLKHDLLFCNNNIKPEVLIGQDNHHLLAPIEMCIGKRNEPSATRTTLGWSLHGIARAPPHGARASHPSPLLCCSAGPAAPAVRPAAGSAEDLLRELHDEYVKNRNAERFASSMPAAADAICNQHYMDDYLDSFPDEATATQMVRDIVYIHKAGGFEIRNWTSNSVVVLDSIPKETLGTVAVSLKMGQQCEGERTLGLIWFPAKDELGFDLSFKRIPEDVVNGAQVPTKRVMLRVIMSIYDIFGFLSPFTIQGKIMLQNLWRSNIGWDDEIPNSILNKWKTWIDLLKVMSNVRIPRCYLNPIGASETGDRIATDAADIVAGECSPAPLGPLTPAQPATASTRLTGSYETAHATSATTYDNTQLHVFCDASTKAMCAVAYWRWTCNGNVFVAFIASKCRVAPVKPLTVPRLELQAALLAARLADTIIREHKLSVLQRFFWSDSTTVLHWINNDAKNYKTFVANRLGEIDEVTSSKEWRYVPTELNVADIATRETYDDATFKSQWLGGPTFLRDDESSWPRHVVRPVTDVETIECVNLVTNVVSTDIPSVEPVPDPERFSSWLRLLRSTAAVLRFIRRCKKRSDDDYCELMEQAERLLFRRVQSEAFAAEVSAIREGKCLPRSSRILKLSPYLDEHGVLRCGGRIGAALDVSSETKNPSILDGRHRVTRLLVRHFHIKAAHGNQETVVNNLRQRYWIIKMRPTVKQVAAGCMICRIKKAKPEMPVMGDLPPARVAHHQRAFTHCGVDLFGPMEVVVGRRREKRYGVIFTCLTVRAIHLEIVHSLTTDSLIMALRRMAARRGWPRYLYSDNGTNLRGADAELLKSIQELDDETLKNEAANSGTQWSFIPPASPHWGGAWERLIRSVKVSLGAILKERIPKDEVLATFMTEVENIVNSRPLTHVSVEPGSNESLTPNHFLLGTSSNLPAAGVFDDSDLYLRKQWRKSQRLADMYWRRWVTEYLPELIPRRKWNEEREPLKVGDLVLVVDPGAPRNVWQRAIVQQVFPGKDGRVRLVELKTKSGTLRRSAARVARIPLSE is encoded by the exons ATGCGCGTGAGCGGAGCGTGGAGCGGTAGCGATGTTGTTGTTGATTCTACTGTTTTATCTGTGAATGTGtctgataaaaataattgtaatatgtCTACTATTAATGCACGAagtgtaaacaatttaaaattgcCTGAGCAAAATCTCTTTTCTATCGACTGTAGTCAGTATGCTCATTTGCAAAATTTGAAacatgatttattattttgtaacaataatattaaacctGAAGTACTAATCGGTCAGGATAATCACCATTTGTTAGCTCCTATTGAAATGTGTATCGGTAAACGTAATGAGCCGTCCGCTACTCGCACCACCCTAGGCTGGTCCTTACATGGAatagcgcgcgcgccgccgcacgGCGCTCGCGCCTCGCACCCGAGCCCGCTGCTGTGCTGCAGCGCGGGGCCCGCCGCTCCAGCCGTCCGGCCCGCCGCGGGTAGCGCTGAGGACTTGCTTCGCGAACTTCATGACGAG TATGTAAAAAACAGGAACGCGGAGCGTTTCGCTTCGTCCATGCCCGCTGCTGCCGACGCTATCTGTAACCAGCACTACATGGACGACTACCTGGACAGTTTCCCGGACGAAGCCACCGCGACGCAGATGGTAAGAGATATTGTTTACATTCACAAAGCGGGTGGCTTTGAAATACGCAATTGGACTAGTAACAGTGTAGTGGTGTTGGACAGCATACCAAAAGAGACCTTAGGTACGGTGGCGGTAAGTCTCAAAATGGGTCAGCAGTGCGAAGGAGAACGAACGCTCGGTCTTATTTGGTTTCCCGCTAAAGACGAGCTGGGGTTTGATTTGTCCTTCAAGCGCATTCCCGAGGACGTGGTGAACGGAGCACAGGTGCCTACTAAAAGGGTTATGCTGCGAGTCATTATGTCTATTTACGATATTTTTGGTTTCTTGTCGCCGTTCACAATACAAGGAAAAATAATGCTTCAAAATCTTTGGCGATCAAATATTGGCTGGGACGACGAGATTCCCAacagtattttaaataaatggaaaacCTGGATCGATTTGCTAAAGGTAATGAGTAACGTACGCATTCCTAGATGCTACCTAAACCCTATAGGTGCGAGCGAGACAGGTGACCGCATAGCAACGGACGCAGCTGATATCGTAGCAGGTGAGTGCTCCCCCGCGCCCCTCGGCCCGCTGACGCCCGCGCAGCCCGCTACGGCCTCTACGCGGCTGACCGGGAGCTACGAAACCGCGCACGCTACGAGTGCTACGACGTACGATAACACACAGCTGCATGTTTTTTGCGATGCGTCTACTAAAGCGATGTGCGCCGTAGCTTATTGGCGGTGGACGTGCAATGGTAATGTGTTTGTTGCATTTATAGCGAGTAAATGTCGGGTCGCGCCGGTAAAACCGCTGACGGTGCCGCGACTAGAATTGCAAGCGGCGCTTCTAGCGGCGAGACTCGCAGACACCATTATTAGGGAGCATAAGTTGAGCGTGTTACAGCGATTCTTTTGGAGTGACTCGACCACGGTTTTGCACTGGATTAACAATGacgcaaaaaattacaaaacatttGTAGCAAACCGGTTAGGCGAGATTGATGAGGTCACTAGTAGTAAAGAATGGCGTTACGTGCCTACTGAATTAAATGTCGCGGATATAGCTACACGCGAAACTTACGACGACGCCACTTTCAAGAGTCAATGGTTGGGGGGTCCTACGTTTCTGCGTGACGACGAGTCATCGTGGCCGCGTCACGTCGTTCGTCCTGTCACCGACGTCGAGACAATTGAATGTGTTAACCTGGTAACAAATGTGGTTTCTACGGACATTCCTAGTGTCGAGCCTGTTCCCGATCCGGAACGGTTTTCTTCGTGGCTGCGGTTGCTCAGAAGTACTGCCGCTGTTCTAAGATTTATACGTAGGTGCAAAAAACGTTCCGACGATGACTATTGCGAATTGATGGAACAGGCTGAACGCTTGCTGTTCCGGCGGGTACAGAGCGAGGCCTTCGCCGCGGAGGTGAGCGCGATCAGAGAAGGTAAATGTTTACCCCGCAGCAGCCGTATCCTCAAACTGTCACCTTACTTGGACGAGCACGGCGTCCTTCGTTGCGGCGGGCGCATTGGTGCAGCACTCGATGTCTCTTCCGAGACAAAAAACCCGAGTATCCTTGACGGGCGGCACCGAGTGACGCGATTGTTGGTAAGACATTTCCACATAAAAGCTGCCCATGGAAACCAGGAGACGGTGGTAAATAACCTAAGGCAAAGGTACTGGATAATTAAAATGAGACCCACCGTTAAACAAGTAGCTGCTGGATGTATGATCTGCAGAATAAAAAAGGCGAAACCGGAAATGCCAGTGATGGGCGATTTACCTCCTGCTAGAGTGGCACATCACCAGCGGGCTTTCACACACTGCGGTGTGGACCTATTTGGACCGATGGAGGTGGTGGTAGGGAGACGAAGGGAAAAACGGTACGGTGTCATATTTACATGCCTTACAGTTCGGGCCATACACCTGGAGATCGTGCATTCCCTCACTACTGACTCACTAATTATGGCTCTCCGGCGTATGGCTGCCCGCCGAGGGTGGCCACGCTACCTTTACTCTGATAACGGCACTAACCTGCGCGGCGCTGATGCAGAGCTACTGAAGTCAATTCAGGAACTTGACGACGAGACTCTGAAAAACGAGGCCGCTAACAGTGGGACACAATGGTCTTTCATCCCACCGGCAAGCCCCCATTGGGGGGGGGCGTGGGAGCGTTTAATACGTAGCGTTAAGGTATCTCTAGGGGCTATACTCAAAGAACGTATCCCCAAAGATGAAGTTCTCGCTACCTTTATGACTGAAGTTGAGAATATAGTCAACAGCCGCCCTCTAACTCACGTGTCTGTAGAACCTGGTAGCAACGAGTCGTTGACGCCAAACCATTTTCTGCTGGGCACCAGCTCCAACTTACCCGCTGCAGGTGTCTTCGATGACTCTGACCTGTACCTAAGAAAACAGTGGCGAAAGAGTCAACGCTTAGCCGATATGTATTGGCGCAGATGGGTAACAGAGTACTTACCGGAGCTGATACCTAGAAGGAAGTGGAACGAGGAGCGCGAACCGCTTAAGGTAGGTGATCTCGTGCTGGTCGTGGACCCTGGAGCGCCACGCAACGTGTGGCAGAGGGCGATCGTGCAACAGGTATTTCCAGGTAAAGACGGTCGGGTCAGGTTGGTTGAACTTAAAACCAAGTCAGGGACGCTGAGACGTTCAGCGGCACGCGTCGCTAGAATTCCTTTGTCTGAATAG
- the NHP2 gene encoding NHP2 ribonucleoprotein: protein MGKVKQEPADQEDLDTSMKVEPQAQSYDEKIDHCSVIAKPMAPKKLSKKIYKLIKKSSGHKNFIRNGLKIVQKQLRLGEKGMVFFAGDISPIEIMCHLPAVCEEKDVPYCYTPSRKDIGAAMGTMRGCIMVLVKEHEDYKDLYDEVKSEIKLLGHPL, encoded by the exons ATGGGCAAAGTAAAGCAAGAACCAGCAGATCAAGAGGACCTAGATACTAGCATGAAGGTAGAACCTCAAGCTCAAAGCTATGACGAAAAGATCGACCACTGCAGCGTGATCGCAAAACCCATGGCACCGAAGAAACTAAGTAAAAAGATTTACAAGCTCATCAAGAAATCTAGTGGGCATAAGAATTTCATTAGAAATGGGCTAAAAATCGTACAGAAACAGCTTCGCTTGGGTGAAAAAGG AATGGTCTTCTTTGCTGGTGACATATCTCCCATCGAGATCATGTGTCACTTGCCTGCTGTTTGTGAAGAGAAAGACGTGCCATACTGCTACACTCCGAGTCGTAAGGACATTGGAGCTGCCATGGGCACCATGAGAGGTTGCATCATGGTCCTTGTGAAAGAACACGAAGATTACAAAGATTTGTATGATGAAGTGAAGagtgaaattaaattgttagGACATCCGCTATAG
- the LOC141442442 gene encoding ADP-ribosylation factor-like protein 3: MMGLLNILKKLRSNPEKELRLLLLGLDNAGKTTLLKQLASEDVNHVTPTAGFNIKSVLSSGFKLNVWDIGGQRKIRPYWRNYFENTDILIYVVDCSDHQRLEETSQELAELLQDDKLRNVPLLVYANKQDLTTALPASEVATHLGLHLIRDRTWQIQGCVATDGTGVKEGMEWVCKNIPVKK; encoded by the exons ATGATG GGTCTTTTGAATATCCTTAAGAAGTTACGTTCTAATCCGGAAAAAGAACTAAGACTGCTTCTTCTAGGGCTGGATAATGCTGGTAAAACTACTCTTTTAAAGCAATTAGCGTCCGAAGACGTCAACCACGTCACTCCAACTGCGGGTTTTAATATTAAATCTGTGCTGTCTAGCGGCTTTAAGCTTAACGTTTGGGATATCGGCGGCCAGCGCAAGATACGGCCTTATTGGaggaattattttgaaaatacagaTATATTG atCTATGTAGTGGACTGTTCAGACCACCAGCGTTTGGAGGAAACAAGCCAAGAGTTGGCTGAGTTGTTGCAGGATGACAAGCTCAGAAACGTTCCGCTGTTGGTTTACGCGAACAAGCAAGATTTGACCACAG caTTGCCGGCGAGTGAGGTAGCGACTCACCTGGGTCTGCACCTCATAAGAGACCGCACTTGGCAGATCCAGGGATGCGTCGCCACTGACGGCACTGGAGTTAAA GAAGGAATGGAATGGGTGTGCAAGAATATTCCAGTTAAGAAATAA